The following are from one region of the Acanthopagrus latus isolate v.2019 chromosome 2, fAcaLat1.1, whole genome shotgun sequence genome:
- the sst1.1 gene encoding somatostatin 1, tandem duplicate 1, producing MKMVSSCRLRCLLLLLLSFTASISCSSAAQRDSKLRLLLHRTPLLGSKQDMSRSALAELLLSDLLQVENEALEEENFPLAGGEPEDIHVDLERAAGSGPLLAPRERKAGCKNFFWKTFTSC from the exons ATGAAGATGGTCTCCTCCTGCCGCCTCcgctgcctcctgctgctcctcctctccttcaccgcctccatcagctgctcctccGCCGCACAGAGAGACTCCAAACtccgcctgctgctgcaccgGACCCCGCTGCTGGGCTCCAAACAG GACATGTCTCGGTCGGCCCTGGCGGAGCTGCTCCTGTCGGACCTCCTGCAGGTGGAGAACGaggctctggaggaggagaacttCCCTCTGGCTGGAGGCGAACCTGAAGACATCCATGTGGATCTGGAGCGAGCCGCCGGCAGCGGGCCGCTGCTCGCCCCCCGGGAGAGGAAGGCCGGCTGCAAGAACTTCTTCTGGAAGACCTTCACCTCCTGCTGA